A DNA window from Patescibacteria group bacterium contains the following coding sequences:
- a CDS encoding radical SAM protein: MKSFFISKDFYKRNPLLQNIRTIQFEVTNHCNLNCSICWRTLRKESPQLRSVSFEQFKMGLDKILTMFNIQELNSQGLGEPFLCPDILKILHFTKLKGLTVWLVSNGTLIDDFIAEELVEAGIDKIRISIDSANPQLYARIKSNSTLDKVMQNIHRLNTYKYKLKKNSPILSFNTVVLKSTFPGLEALINLANKIGVKEITLIPLVVFSGGMPTIEEQVDFYSKDFQQSFKRLKDKAQELAVELNLGISLETKETKFCHYGMYMDVRGFVYPCCNISSLKFGNIYRQHIKQIASNYLKFRNWLDKKQIICKECNNILESI; encoded by the coding sequence ATGAAAAGTTTCTTCATAAGCAAAGATTTTTATAAAAGAAATCCGCTTTTACAAAATATTAGAACAATTCAATTTGAAGTTACTAACCATTGTAATCTCAACTGCAGTATATGCTGGAGAACCTTAAGGAAGGAATCTCCGCAACTTCGGAGTGTATCTTTTGAACAGTTTAAAATGGGTTTAGATAAAATACTTACTATGTTTAACATACAGGAGCTGAATTCCCAGGGCTTAGGAGAGCCATTCTTGTGTCCGGATATTTTAAAGATACTGCATTTTACTAAATTAAAAGGGCTGACTGTGTGGCTTGTGAGCAATGGAACATTAATCGATGATTTTATTGCAGAGGAACTCGTTGAGGCTGGTATAGATAAAATAAGGATATCTATAGATTCGGCAAACCCGCAATTATATGCAAGAATAAAATCGAATAGTACCTTGGATAAGGTAATGCAGAATATTCACCGATTAAATACATATAAATATAAACTTAAAAAAAATAGTCCTATTCTATCATTTAACACCGTAGTGTTAAAAAGCACGTTCCCCGGCCTCGAAGCTCTTATAAATTTGGCTAATAAAATAGGAGTAAAAGAGATAACCTTGATACCTTTAGTAGTGTTTTCCGGAGGGATGCCTACAATTGAAGAACAAGTAGATTTCTACAGTAAGGATTTTCAGCAAAGTTTTAAAAGATTAAAAGATAAGGCGCAAGAGCTGGCAGTAGAATTAAACTTAGGAATATCTTTAGAAACAAAAGAGACCAAATTCTGTCATTATGGGATGTATATGGATGTTAGAGGATTTGTGTACCCTTGTTGTAATATATCAAGTCTAAAATTCGGGAATATCTATAGGCAGCATATTAAACAAATTGCTTCAAATTATTTAAAATTTAGAAATTGGCTGGATAAAAAACAAATAATATGCAAAGAATGTAATAATATTCTTGAGTCTATATGA
- a CDS encoding radical SAM protein, with protein MKIAMVMMPAWNVEAPPIATAYLSSYLKRKNYDVNIFDFNIELYKNTPADKRYLFNGNQFNCWLPEENFDKIILKNLDIVKSIQVWADKVNDCGIDIICFSTYYSNYLSSLMLAAEIKEMDKKKIIIFGGPEASRHENGYEFIKKDCVDIVVIGEGELILENAIKAIQNKKDVKHIKGILYQEDKLYDNLGGEIEEIDKIPFPTFDGFNLDDYISEVLPILASRGCINYCKFCGAKPLWNKYRYRKPENVFEEICYLKSRYGIKKFDIVDALINGNIRELDKLCDLFIRRRIGVYWGGKAIIRPEMNKDFLEKMYGAGCRWLSYGIESGSQRIVKAMGKNFNIKLAQEVLKNTHKVKISTATFFIIGFPGETRVDFIRTLWFIIKNRRYFGSISSGQKCGIPGNSILYRRAQKYGIEFKEDGWYAPNNTPKEREFRHKIFKIVTRLISLQVLQT; from the coding sequence TTGAAAATTGCAATGGTAATGATGCCGGCATGGAATGTGGAAGCCCCGCCGATAGCTACCGCCTATTTAAGTAGCTACCTTAAACGGAAAAACTATGATGTTAACATCTTCGATTTTAATATTGAGCTGTATAAGAATACTCCTGCCGATAAAAGATATCTCTTTAACGGCAACCAATTCAATTGTTGGCTTCCAGAAGAGAATTTCGACAAAATAATACTGAAAAATTTAGATATTGTAAAATCTATACAGGTATGGGCAGATAAAGTCAATGATTGCGGAATAGATATTATATGTTTTTCAACTTATTATTCTAATTACCTTTCCAGTTTAATGCTGGCTGCCGAGATAAAGGAAATGGATAAGAAAAAAATTATAATCTTTGGCGGGCCGGAAGCTTCCCGGCATGAAAACGGTTATGAGTTTATAAAAAAAGACTGTGTGGATATTGTCGTTATTGGGGAAGGAGAACTTATCCTGGAAAATGCCATTAAAGCTATTCAGAACAAGAAGGATGTAAAGCATATAAAAGGAATCTTATATCAAGAAGATAAACTTTATGATAACTTAGGTGGAGAAATAGAGGAAATCGATAAAATACCGTTTCCTACTTTTGACGGTTTTAACTTGGACGATTATATCAGCGAGGTGTTGCCTATTCTTGCTAGTCGCGGTTGTATAAATTATTGCAAATTTTGCGGGGCAAAACCCCTTTGGAATAAGTACCGTTATAGAAAGCCGGAGAATGTCTTTGAAGAAATTTGCTATCTAAAGAGTCGGTATGGTATTAAGAAATTTGATATAGTTGATGCCTTAATCAATGGGAATATAAGAGAGCTGGATAAACTATGTGATTTGTTTATCCGAAGGAGAATTGGAGTCTATTGGGGGGGTAAGGCTATTATTCGGCCGGAAATGAATAAAGATTTTCTGGAAAAAATGTACGGCGCAGGATGTAGGTGGCTATCTTACGGTATTGAGAGTGGTTCGCAAAGAATTGTAAAAGCTATGGGTAAGAATTTTAATATAAAGTTGGCTCAGGAAGTGCTGAAAAATACCCATAAAGTTAAAATAAGCACAGCAACGTTTTTTATAATAGGATTTCCGGGAGAGACAAGGGTAGATTTTATCAGGACCTTATGGTTTATAATAAAAAACAGACGTTACTTCGGTTCTATTTCCAGTGGGCAGAAATGTGGAATTCCCGGGAATTCTATTCTGTATCGCCGTGCCCAAAAATATGGCATAGAATTCAAAGAGGATGGCTGGTATGCCCCAAATAATACACCTAAAGAGAGAGAATTCCGTCATAAAATATTTAAGATTGTAACCAGGCTTATTTCTTTACAGGTATTACAGACTTAA
- a CDS encoding radical SAM protein, protein MKILLIQCPVYDIEMPPLGLAYLIAALKRKNFSVEVLDINVDFFHAYQQYKKFWKPENYVYCLPTNFFLQKNELNKIADIYADRVLRTKADIIGFSVQTTSSAFSVHLSSKIKELAPDKIIVFGGPECSREEEPGYFLSRPGKGDYIVLGEGEITLVEMIEKISQGKFSAECKGLVMYDGKSKITTVARDCISNLDDLPIPDFSLFPLNKYLHRNSLPLLTSRGCINRCTFCVDTWYQEKYRNRSCKKIAEEILYLYRNYSLRRMKFNDLLINGNLKLLEEMCDALISTGINDLFWSGNMVVRADMPGDLFRKMYDAGCRTVTFGVESTSIKVLKLMKKIYTFKEIEKNLKHATRHGIQTSTNWIVGFPGETREDLFETMEFIVKNKKYINQASPANRLEIIKGSSLYRNSSGLNIATYPQGKWQYGDNTEIERIHRQNIFNKFLHKIGMLNTTQNTAKAYRKKDVGYFKARKILNSFKKELFLN, encoded by the coding sequence ATGAAAATATTATTAATTCAGTGTCCTGTTTATGACATAGAGATGCCGCCTTTGGGGCTGGCTTATCTGATAGCTGCTTTGAAAAGGAAAAATTTTTCAGTTGAAGTGCTGGATATCAACGTTGATTTTTTTCATGCCTATCAACAATATAAGAAATTTTGGAAACCCGAAAATTATGTATATTGCTTACCCACTAATTTTTTTCTACAAAAAAACGAATTAAATAAGATTGCCGATATTTATGCCGATAGGGTATTAAGGACTAAAGCAGATATCATCGGCTTTTCTGTCCAAACCACATCCAGCGCATTCAGTGTTCATTTGTCTTCTAAGATTAAAGAACTGGCTCCTGACAAAATAATAGTTTTTGGCGGGCCAGAGTGTAGTCGTGAAGAAGAGCCGGGCTATTTTCTTTCAAGGCCAGGCAAAGGAGATTATATAGTTTTAGGTGAAGGCGAAATTACTCTAGTAGAAATGATAGAGAAGATTTCTCAGGGTAAGTTTTCAGCAGAGTGTAAAGGTTTGGTAATGTACGACGGTAAAAGTAAAATTACTACTGTTGCAAGAGATTGTATAAGCAATTTAGATGACCTTCCTATTCCGGACTTCTCACTGTTTCCTCTAAATAAATATCTACACAGAAATTCTTTACCTCTTCTTACTAGTAGAGGTTGTATCAATAGGTGCACTTTCTGTGTAGATACCTGGTACCAAGAAAAATACAGGAATAGAAGTTGTAAAAAAATTGCAGAAGAGATTCTTTATCTATATAGAAATTATTCATTAAGAAGAATGAAATTTAATGACTTATTAATTAATGGGAACTTAAAACTTTTAGAGGAAATGTGTGATGCTTTGATAAGCACAGGTATTAATGATTTGTTCTGGAGCGGAAATATGGTAGTAAGAGCTGATATGCCTGGGGACTTATTCAGAAAAATGTATGATGCAGGGTGTAGAACTGTAACTTTTGGGGTAGAATCTACTTCAATCAAGGTTCTAAAGTTGATGAAAAAAATCTATACCTTCAAAGAAATAGAAAAAAATTTAAAACATGCTACAAGACATGGGATACAGACTTCTACTAATTGGATAGTAGGCTTTCCTGGAGAAACACGAGAAGATTTATTTGAAACTATGGAATTCATAGTAAAAAACAAAAAATATATAAATCAAGCTTCACCGGCAAACCGATTAGAAATTATTAAGGGGTCCAGTTTATACCGAAATTCTTCCGGGTTAAATATAGCGACTTATCCACAGGGAAAATGGCAATATGGCGATAACACCGAAATAGAAAGAATACATAGACAGAACATATTTAACAAATTTTTGCATAAAATAGGCATGTTAAATACCACGCAGAATACCGCCAAGGCTTATAGAAAAAAAGATGTAGGTTATTTTAAAGCAAGAAAAATTTTAAATTCTTTTAAAAAAGAACTGTTTCTTAATTAA
- a CDS encoding radical SAM protein, with translation MNKDSKIKLKRRFIGTKYTISRMFNFPFVSPSFIQINVTGRCNLKCKICTTYKFPSQKKQELTVDEIKNIILQADRMRIKTIVFSGGEPFLRNDIFEIIKFVNENTQMKVTVTTNGTLIDRDVASKIIDAKVNNLQISLDGASDKTHDYIRGQGSFKKTLEGIKILNQLKDTELTIGLSFTVNIFNYTEMLLLLDLGRELSINHILFIPFIEDNTYTHKNHSTNNFLFDSNKINSFKSSINKISHYREKYKRPVISNFDNLALYEKYFAGKLSNPYWRCFAGFHWIQINPHGDMSMCGWEYGNIRSGKLKKIWYSKEARKARMKIKRCKQLCLQPCMSKP, from the coding sequence ATGAATAAGGATTCTAAAATAAAATTAAAACGACGTTTTATTGGTACTAAATATACCATTTCCAGAATGTTTAATTTTCCTTTCGTTAGCCCGTCCTTTATTCAGATTAATGTAACGGGCAGATGCAATCTTAAGTGTAAAATTTGCACAACCTATAAATTCCCTTCGCAAAAAAAACAGGAATTGACCGTAGATGAGATTAAAAATATAATTTTGCAGGCCGATAGAATGAGGATAAAAACAATAGTCTTTTCCGGCGGAGAGCCCTTTCTAAGGAATGATATTTTTGAAATAATTAAATTTGTCAACGAAAATACGCAAATGAAGGTAACCGTAACTACCAACGGGACGCTTATTGACAGGGACGTAGCTTCTAAGATAATTGATGCGAAAGTAAACAACTTGCAAATTTCTTTAGACGGAGCTTCGGATAAAACCCATGATTATATAAGAGGCCAAGGGTCCTTTAAAAAGACTTTAGAAGGCATAAAGATTCTAAATCAATTAAAAGATACAGAGTTAACAATAGGTTTATCTTTTACTGTCAACATATTTAATTATACGGAAATGCTTCTATTGCTAGACTTAGGCAGGGAACTTTCCATAAATCATATATTGTTTATTCCCTTTATAGAAGATAATACTTATACACATAAGAATCATTCAACTAACAATTTTTTATTTGATTCCAATAAGATAAATTCATTTAAATCGAGTATAAATAAAATTTCACATTATAGAGAAAAATATAAACGGCCTGTTATTTCAAACTTCGATAACTTAGCCTTATACGAAAAATATTTTGCCGGTAAATTGAGTAATCCTTATTGGCGATGTTTTGCCGGGTTTCACTGGATTCAGATAAATCCTCACGGAGATATGAGTATGTGCGGGTGGGAATATGGAAATATAAGAAGTGGAAAGTTAAAGAAAATATGGTATTCAAAAGAAGCCCGGAAAGCAAGAATGAAAATAAAAAGATGCAAACAGCTATGTCTGCAACCGTGTATGTCCAAGCCTTAA
- a CDS encoding radical SAM protein: MCDIKNCKFDKEYEITCEEIKNIIDEMAALKIPDLVLTGGEPFLYSGIFEIIAYAKDKGRKVIMITNGFYEKNIVEKIVNSEVDHLQVSLDGSTAQIYECIRGVKGSFDVVINNIKKFIANGKSVGVTATITRQNYKDLVNIAQLSQGLGCRRLALRPAHVSNADPLRRDFSENSFWIPPSEKDFFEKICEDLEIFNKATNFLDFCPGVKLLPQYFNDGYSSSKGSCFIGFTRLIISYNEQKSYGVWMCRDMIGDIRKKTLREIWYGQEARRMRKIIKRCEKVCLFPEMHEPELINITSLVKKIANGILRKVT, encoded by the coding sequence ATGTGCGATATAAAAAATTGTAAATTCGACAAAGAATATGAAATTACTTGCGAAGAGATAAAAAACATTATTGATGAAATGGCGGCATTGAAAATTCCCGATTTAGTCCTGACGGGGGGAGAGCCTTTTCTGTATAGCGGTATATTTGAGATTATTGCTTACGCTAAAGATAAAGGCCGTAAAGTTATAATGATTACAAATGGGTTTTATGAAAAGAATATTGTTGAGAAAATAGTTAATTCCGAAGTAGATCATTTACAGGTTTCGCTGGATGGCTCCACGGCTCAAATATATGAATGTATAAGAGGAGTAAAGGGGAGTTTTGACGTTGTTATAAATAATATCAAAAAATTTATTGCTAACGGCAAATCCGTAGGCGTAACAGCAACAATTACCCGTCAGAATTACAAGGATTTGGTTAATATTGCTCAGCTCTCACAAGGCTTAGGGTGCAGGAGATTGGCATTAAGGCCGGCACATGTAAGTAACGCCGATCCTCTCCGTAGAGATTTTAGTGAAAACTCTTTTTGGATTCCTCCTTCCGAGAAAGATTTTTTTGAAAAAATATGCGAAGATTTGGAAATCTTTAATAAAGCAACCAATTTTTTGGATTTTTGTCCGGGGGTAAAGCTCCTGCCGCAATATTTTAATGACGGCTATTCCTCGTCAAAAGGAAGCTGCTTTATCGGTTTTACGAGATTAATTATTTCTTATAATGAACAGAAAAGTTACGGGGTATGGATGTGCCGGGATATGATAGGCGATATAAGGAAAAAAACTTTGAGAGAAATATGGTATGGGCAAGAGGCAAGGAGGATGCGAAAAATAATTAAGAGATGTGAGAAGGTATGTCTATTCCCCGAAATGCATGAGCCGGAGTTAATAAATATAACTTCATTAGTTAAGAAAATTGCAAATGGTATATTAAGAAAAGTCACTTAA
- a CDS encoding radical SAM protein, producing MNNRLEKEYTMLEEKLGYYFGRVLSYPLIPPEHVYFSPTNRCNLRCKMCAINKTSDKAKELTTSKIKETICQIEGMGIKHLIFSGGEPLMRDDLLAIAEFAVTHSIEKVDIVTNGVLLNDKIIQKLLEIKLNHITISLDGLEDTNDEIRGKTVFNKAEKNINKLIYYKSKYKSLFPTVGINFTIMDKNINDILPMIEFARANKCNCIIFQPLLSNNIKMSEKRKNDLWPSKENIIKLKKYMQKIIHLKDTLEDFEICTDKAVLEALPGYFKGESPGSGFRCYETIKRIVIGYDGKVWSCVGMYGDLEKKSLKEIWFSQEAMRIRNIVKQCNKHCLQDCVYLPSDILADIRRLFKRIVGIK from the coding sequence ATGAATAATCGTTTGGAAAAAGAATATACCATGCTCGAAGAAAAATTAGGATATTATTTCGGTAGAGTATTGTCCTATCCTTTAATTCCTCCCGAGCATGTCTATTTTTCTCCTACTAATCGATGCAACTTAAGATGCAAAATGTGTGCTATCAACAAGACTTCAGATAAAGCAAAAGAATTAACTACATCAAAAATAAAAGAGACTATTTGCCAAATAGAAGGCATGGGAATAAAGCACCTTATATTCTCCGGCGGGGAGCCATTGATGAGAGACGATTTGCTTGCGATTGCAGAATTCGCTGTTACCCATAGTATAGAAAAAGTAGATATTGTTACAAACGGGGTGTTGCTTAACGACAAGATTATTCAAAAATTGCTCGAAATTAAGTTGAACCATATTACTATTTCTTTAGATGGATTAGAAGATACAAATGATGAGATTAGAGGCAAAACCGTTTTTAATAAGGCAGAGAAAAACATCAATAAATTAATTTATTATAAGTCTAAATATAAATCTCTATTTCCTACGGTTGGAATAAATTTTACAATTATGGATAAAAATATTAATGATATATTACCGATGATTGAATTTGCCAGAGCCAATAAATGTAATTGCATTATCTTCCAGCCGCTCCTCTCTAATAATATAAAGATGTCTGAAAAAAGAAAAAATGATTTATGGCCGTCTAAAGAGAATATTATTAAATTAAAGAAGTATATGCAAAAAATAATACACCTAAAAGATACACTTGAAGATTTTGAGATTTGTACCGATAAGGCAGTATTAGAAGCTCTTCCTGGCTATTTTAAAGGTGAAAGCCCGGGAAGCGGATTTAGATGTTACGAAACAATTAAGCGGATAGTTATAGGTTATGATGGAAAAGTGTGGAGTTGCGTGGGGATGTACGGAGATTTGGAAAAAAAAAGTTTAAAAGAAATCTGGTTTTCACAGGAAGCTATGCGGATAAGAAATATAGTCAAACAGTGTAATAAACATTGCCTCCAGGATTGTGTCTATTTGCCTTCAGATATTCTGGCAGACATAAGAAGGCTTTTTAAAAGAATAGTAGGTATAAAATAG
- a CDS encoding radical SAM protein, protein MNTFLSWLSRKIDYPIIAPEIIQISLTYRCNLRCKMCSIVDLLPRKEELSTGQIFHIIEEAADYTVRKVVLTGGEPFLREDIFEICNYSHKKGLQNIITTNGMSIGSELADRIINSKINHIHFSIDGLGHTHDFFRGRGAFKKAIKAIKILMEKRNNNGSLSIGIACTVMNRNVKELFKLVKLADELGADVINFQPLASDNTNFFDRRLSPFWLEKEDVAILKDELAKLRKYRPKHITICEEPRLELLLKYYQRQLTQKDWICFGGFKTVFICYAKNEPLIYSCHGICGNLDKISLKRAWESKEAYKLRIHSKNCKNLCMQSCYSQETAQNLPNLIRFYNKK, encoded by the coding sequence ATGAATACGTTTCTTTCTTGGTTATCCCGGAAAATAGATTATCCTATAATTGCGCCAGAAATAATTCAGATTTCGCTCACCTATAGATGCAATTTAAGATGCAAAATGTGCAGTATAGTTGATTTATTGCCTCGGAAAGAAGAGCTGTCTACTGGACAGATATTTCATATAATTGAGGAAGCTGCTGATTATACAGTAAGAAAAGTAGTTTTAACCGGCGGAGAACCTTTCTTGCGAGAAGATATATTCGAAATTTGTAATTACTCTCATAAGAAAGGATTACAAAATATAATTACTACCAACGGTATGTCGATAGGCAGTGAGTTAGCAGACAGGATTATCAACTCCAAGATAAATCACATCCATTTTTCTATTGATGGATTAGGCCACACACACGATTTTTTCAGAGGCAGAGGCGCATTTAAAAAGGCAATAAAGGCGATAAAGATTTTAATGGAAAAAAGAAACAACAATGGTTCTTTGTCGATAGGAATTGCCTGTACGGTTATGAATAGAAATGTAAAAGAATTATTTAAACTGGTCAAATTAGCCGATGAATTAGGTGCCGATGTAATTAATTTCCAGCCGTTAGCGAGCGATAATACAAATTTTTTTGACAGAAGATTATCTCCGTTTTGGCTAGAGAAAGAAGACGTCGCCATATTGAAAGACGAACTCGCAAAGCTAAGAAAATATAGACCAAAGCACATAACTATTTGCGAAGAGCCCCGCCTGGAGCTATTGCTTAAATATTACCAGAGACAACTTACACAGAAAGATTGGATATGTTTTGGCGGATTTAAAACTGTGTTTATCTGTTATGCAAAAAATGAACCTTTAATTTATAGTTGTCACGGAATTTGCGGGAATTTAGATAAAATTTCTTTAAAAAGAGCTTGGGAATCAAAAGAAGCTTATAAATTGCGTATTCATTCAAAAAATTGTAAAAATTTATGTATGCAGAGTTGTTATTCTCAAGAAACAGCGCAAAATCTTCCAAATTTAATAAGATTTTATAACAAAAAATGA
- a CDS encoding glycosyltransferase — MELSIIIPAYNRKETLKRCLLSLDEQDYSKDKYEIIIVDDGSSDDIPQMIDALMQKYKNLRYIQQLHKGPACARNLGIKEAKGKIIGFTDDDCTLDRDWVKLMVESHKKNPEIITVGGLTETPYKKTSIMVGQFLSNGAIQTNLNKKKEIIFFPTCNVSFKRRIFDKYTFNERFSLPGGEDLEFFWRLFKHGHRFIWNKNIKVLHYRNDTLNSFIRQACIYGRGNLLTQCVHKDHPLLKELKTGKFSFWIAILINIIKIPRFSYSLGRRLIKESNVNDIHKKISIYSHFVLHKIFYIAGNVLEFIRISEKSLKREKKPFCIPRLLILDITHSCNLSCRICDIWKTANRDKDIPISYIKKILSQTKGVGIKEITLSGGEPLLRKDIFEILDYTKTLGIKNLGILSNGVVIEEYLKRLTPYLVDNTISPVISLDSVKPQIHNAIRNSDISWQKTVKGLELLAQLKKEYPRVNFNAIVVILNQNLEELLELTGLILSLGANSLQFQALLPNNLKMTQRNKSLFWIPKERFNMLDEIIDGLIEFKKENPCFVRNSIKNLSCIKKYFRGIITSEDVKCISAKYTILVSNQGESRTCFSSYGNIKKQDLEDILQSRQMIKARERVAKCSWPCLLPCFCDPE, encoded by the coding sequence ATGGAATTATCGATAATAATCCCAGCTTATAACAGAAAAGAGACATTAAAGAGATGCCTTTTGTCTTTGGATGAGCAGGACTATTCAAAGGATAAGTATGAGATTATAATAGTAGACGATGGCTCATCGGATGACATCCCCCAGATGATAGATGCCTTAATGCAAAAGTATAAAAATCTAAGATATATTCAGCAGCTTCATAAAGGGCCAGCTTGCGCCCGCAACTTAGGGATAAAAGAAGCAAAAGGGAAAATTATTGGTTTTACCGATGATGACTGTACATTAGATAGAGATTGGGTTAAGCTGATGGTTGAGTCCCATAAAAAAAATCCAGAAATTATCACTGTGGGGGGCCTGACAGAAACTCCTTATAAAAAAACGAGTATTATGGTGGGTCAATTTTTAAGCAACGGCGCTATCCAAACTAATTTAAATAAGAAAAAAGAGATTATATTTTTTCCAACCTGCAATGTTTCTTTTAAAAGACGGATTTTTGATAAATATACATTTAATGAGAGATTTTCTTTGCCAGGAGGAGAAGACTTAGAATTCTTCTGGCGTTTATTTAAACACGGGCATAGATTTATCTGGAATAAGAATATAAAAGTCCTCCATTATCGAAATGATACTCTAAACAGTTTTATAAGGCAAGCCTGTATTTATGGAAGAGGAAATTTATTAACCCAATGTGTGCATAAAGACCACCCTTTATTGAAGGAATTAAAAACAGGTAAGTTTTCTTTCTGGATTGCTATTTTGATTAATATTATAAAGATTCCTCGTTTTAGCTATTCTTTAGGAAGAAGGCTTATAAAAGAAAGTAATGTTAATGATATCCATAAAAAAATATCTATCTATTCACATTTTGTCCTTCATAAAATTTTCTACATTGCAGGTAATGTCTTAGAATTTATTAGAATAAGTGAAAAGTCCTTAAAGAGAGAGAAAAAGCCTTTCTGCATTCCCCGCCTTCTTATATTAGATATTACTCATTCTTGCAATCTTTCTTGCCGGATTTGCGATATATGGAAGACAGCAAATAGAGATAAGGATATTCCTATTTCTTATATTAAAAAGATTCTTTCCCAAACTAAAGGAGTAGGAATAAAAGAAATTACTTTATCCGGAGGAGAGCCTTTGTTAAGGAAAGATATATTTGAAATACTTGATTATACAAAAACATTAGGGATTAAAAATTTAGGAATTTTAAGCAATGGGGTAGTTATAGAAGAATACTTAAAGAGATTAACCCCGTATCTTGTAGACAATACAATTTCTCCGGTTATTTCTTTGGATTCCGTAAAGCCACAAATACATAATGCGATAAGAAATTCTGATATCTCCTGGCAAAAAACAGTAAAAGGACTGGAGTTGCTTGCACAATTAAAAAAAGAATATCCCCGGGTAAACTTTAATGCGATTGTTGTAATTTTAAATCAAAATCTGGAAGAATTGCTTGAGTTGACAGGGCTTATTTTGTCATTAGGAGCAAATTCCTTGCAATTCCAGGCATTACTGCCAAATAATTTAAAAATGACTCAACGGAACAAATCCCTTTTCTGGATTCCAAAAGAAAGGTTTAATATGCTTGATGAAATTATAGATGGATTAATAGAATTTAAGAAAGAGAATCCATGCTTTGTAAGGAATTCTATTAAGAATTTATCATGTATTAAAAAATATTTCCGGGGCATAATTACTTCTGAGGATGTGAAATGTATATCTGCTAAATATACAATTTTAGTTTCTAATCAGGGAGAAAGCAGAACTTGTTTTTCGTCTTATGGAAACATAAAGAAGCAGGATTTGGAAGATATTCTTCAGAGTAGACAAATGATTAAGGCAAGGGAAAGAGTAGCAAAATGTTCATGGCCATGTTTGTTGCCATGTTTTTGTGACCCTGAATAA